The following nucleotide sequence is from Glycine max cultivar Williams 82 chromosome 9, Glycine_max_v4.0, whole genome shotgun sequence.
TATTGCAACAAACCTCATAtccacatattcatcaataaacaCAAAACCAATTTacctaaaagaaaaagaaaacttgtTAACACACACAAGAAGGTCGTAGTAGTAGGTCAACAACACCACTTTAACTTCCATTATATGGAACAATATACATATTCCATCCTTAAAAAGAAGGGTTCAGTTAAAAATCTCGTTCTCAATTCTCAAtaagagaatataaaaaaaaaaccttctcTGCCCCTTCATACACGGCATCATCCTCATAACCCCTTCCCTTAAAAAACCCACTTCCAAAATACTCAACAACGTCAACTTaggcaacaaaataaaaagaaaaagaaaaagaaagaaaaaaaagagattgaGAACTACGAATGAAGGAGGGGCCATAACGATTCCAACGATCGATTGAGATCACTTCTTGAGGCTTCCGCGAACACCGGGGCGAGGCTTGGAGGACTCGGGAACGCTGGTGGTGGCGTGAAGATTGACAACTTTGTCCTCCTCGAAGGGGATCTTGGGGTGACGCGCGTCGTGGTGGATCTGCATCGATTTCACGTCCGGCGCCGTCACCTTGCAGTGAGGGCACTCGTATTTCGCGTGCCCGCCCTTCTCCAACCCGGTTCGGTCCTTCATACCCGCCTTCCCGCCGCCGCGGTTCGTGGTCGCCGCGTCCACCTTCGCCGCGATCTCCTTCGCCGTGTGCTTCTTCGGCTTCGCCTTCCCTGTCATCGTATCGTTTCAGCGATCAATGAATGattgattctttttcttcttttcttctttttgtagtCGTGTTTCTGTTTTGATTTGCCTAATTTCGAACAGGGGAAGAGAAGGTAAACCCTAGGGTTGAGAAAACCCTAATTTTGTTCGAACGCTAAAAGAGGGGGTTGCGTTGTGCTTGCGCGTTTGGTGAATGGATTTTGGGTATTAATAGGCATGAAGCGAGGGAGGCTTATCTGGAACCCattattttcagtattttttcaTAATCTCTCAACTCGGGACACGTGGTGATTTCTCATTCGTTAAGATTCGGAGGCTCCAATTGTTTTCTGACACGTGTTAGCATCAACTTGTGCTTAACGCAGTGTATTAGATTCCCAACGATCTTATCAGCTACCTTTGCTAGGAATaggattctttatttttatgcatGTCTTTAACTAGTTATTGTAGTGGAATTAAGCATATAGGGGTTCCAAAATTGgatatgattaattttcatcgattattaaacataattgataaattaatgggtctaatttaatttgttgagTTGGTTATATGAGTTAtcgtaaaattttattatacttcAATTCGATTCTtatgattaaaagaaaatataattgctGTTTGTATGTAagttaatttgaatattaaaatttacacTAAAACATGTATAGTGTATGTCAATGTGATTACTTGGTTATAGTTATTTGACTCGGTTTTAGTTAGTTAACGACAATTAAGTTGGTCGATGAAATTTTAGTTGAAATATTTTGGTAAGTTAGTTGTGTGAAAATTAAGGCCTAATGAACATAGATACAAACGTGTGTAAACATTTTGATATattgaattaatataataataacaaagctTTCATAAGAATGAGCTCTATCGAATATCTTCTTCGATTTATTGAATCATTTTCGTAGAGCGTGATTGTATTATGGTGTTTGTGTAGTTGTTGCAAATATTTCAAAACCATGTTCATGTAAAAGCGATAATTTGTCTCATCTATTTGAACATCCATTTAAGTGGTTGGAAACATTAACTTGTGGATGTTAGAAGCGCGGTTACTTACATGTGCAATAGGCATCATGTATGTTAGGAACGTGGAGTTTCTTTCTACCTTGATTGCTTTAAAAtgatgacaaataaaaaaaataaccaatatAGTTAAGTTCACGCGTGTACACTATGCCGAAACATTTGCACTAAGCACGACATTGTTGATATGACATCCCAAAATGGAACAAAAGAAAATTCGGTCCACATGTGTGGTGGATTATAATGTTATTAAgacttctttttgttttctaataccTTTGTGGATTTTGGCTTTCTACATGTCCACGACTAGCTAAGTTTCCCCACTGTTGTAGTGAGATGTAACTAAACTAACTCTTCGGTATCTATTTTGAGATATTTATCCATCTTTATACTTCTACATCAATGTTTAACTTCTATGCTTGTTTTTTAAAGGTTTGATCGTCCATAACTTGTTCTTTGGTTTGATttgcatttgaatttttctCATTAAACCTGGAATGGAAGTTAAACACCCAATAAACAATGCATCCATGGCTGGAGTTGTTGGTTTATTAGTCATATTGTAATCCTTAATCTTAATGCAAATTCATTAGTTATCTAAGGAATTGGGGTTTAACTAAGGAACTCGAGCTCTTATCATATGAGGGATTAGGGTTTAAGTCATCTTGTGGGTTATGCTATAATTTTAAGTGTAATGTGGATGAATATTATCAGTAATGCATGAGATAGAGTTTTGGTGAacatatttcattatatttgcAAAACACATTTTCTACACTCCAAAGTGTTTGATACAAAATcccaaaaagaaatttaatttgtgTTTCTTAATTTCTTGACTTATTTTCTAATTGGTAGACATTGAGTCCCCTTTCTTCCAAACCATTCCTTACTTTGACGGTCTAAATACTAGTTGATGTGTCACGTGTTAAGTTTTGTATAAGTCTTCGTTAAAAACAATATATTGTCTTATTACTTGATTACTCGAACAATTTAGTATATTTGCTAAACATGTACCACATACCTTTCTCAACAGttagtttttttgttcatttttactATGTCATCATACTCCATTTAGTCCATCATTTTCATCGTAATTGAACAACCCTGATTTCCACCATAACTCAAAGTTTCACTTTCACCCCTAACTTATACCTCTCACTTCATTGTATTGGAAACAAAAGATAATGACAAATGTGATGGTTACGTGTTAGGGCATGTGTGCATGTTGTTGGCCAACTTTTGAAGAGTGCAAAGTGGAAACAATGTAAGAAAAatattgttgtctttttttattttttaattttattattatactcATATCCCGAcccttatgttttttttctcactATTGTACCTGTCAGTCCTCCTTTTTTgcactctaaaaaaaaattcttaattatttaccTCACATTAGACTTAGGTCTCCTCCCTCCTAAAcattgtttaataatttaatagaaaGTAAACACATATTGgtcacataatttttaataaaaaattatgtctaaaataccttcatcttttttctcacaCTTGCACCTCCTGTGTTTTTTCTAAATTGCACCCGacactcttctttttttgtaatcTACCAAAACTCTTTAATTGTTTAGTTCACATTACACCCAGACCTCCTCCCTCCTAAACAtcgtttaataatttaacaaaaagtatgCACATGATGATTGCatgacttttaataaaaatttatgtctaaaatatcCTCATATTCTTTCTTTTAACTCCATAAAAATCATGACACAATttttaacatgaaaataatttaacactctttattttattttatttttgttttttctctaattGGACATGAATCCAACTTTTTGTTGGACATGAACTCAGCTTGTTGATATACAT
It contains:
- the LOC100784149 gene encoding protein METHYLENE BLUE SENSITIVITY 1 codes for the protein MTGKAKPKKHTAKEIAAKVDAATTNRGGGKAGMKDRTGLEKGGHAKYECPHCKVTAPDVKSMQIHHDARHPKIPFEEDKVVNLHATTSVPESSKPRPGVRGSLKK